One part of the Mus caroli unplaced genomic scaffold, CAROLI_EIJ_v1.1 scaffold_9868_1, whole genome shotgun sequence genome encodes these proteins:
- the LOC110288565 gene encoding olfactory receptor 497-like, whose translation MAFQEDGNHTTVTEFLLLGLTDDPVLRVVLFSIILCIYLVTVSGNLCTILLIRVSSQXHHPMYFFLSHLASVDIGISSSVTPNMLVNFLVERNTXSYLGCGIQLSFGDIFGSVECFLLATMAYDRFMAIXNPLLYSTKMSTQVCVQLVVGSYIGGLLNASFAMVSFFSFLFCGSNRVEHFFCDFAPLAELSCSDISISVVLVSFSAGSVTMLTVFIIVISYSYILITILKMRSTEGRQKAFSTCTSHLTAVTLFYGTITFIYVMPKSSFSTNQNKVVSVFYMVVIPMLNPLIYSLRNNEIKDALRRHLGKKTLS comes from the coding sequence ATGGCTTTCCAGGAGGATGGAAACCACACTACAGTAACAGAGTTCCTTTTGTTAGGCTTAACAGATGACCCAGTTCTTAGAGTCGTCCTCTTCAGCATCATCCTGTGCATCTACCTGGTAACTGTGTCTGGGAACCTCTGCACCATCCTTCTCATCAGAGTCTCTTCCCAGNTCCATCatcccatgtacttttttctcagccacttggctTCTGTAGACATAGGCATTTCATCTTCTGTNACACCCAATATGCTTGTTAACTTCCTGGTGGAGAGAAACACCANCTCCTACCTTGGATGTGGCATACAGCTCAGCTTTGGTGATATCTTTGGGTCAGTTGAATGTTTCCTTTTGGCTACCATGGCTTATGATCGCTTCATGGCAATCTNCAACCCACTACTTTATTCCACCAAAATGTCCACACAAGTCTGTGTCCAGTTGGTTGTGGGATCCTATATAGGAGGTCTTCTCAATGCTTCCTTTGCtatggtttcctttttttcttttctattctgtggCTCAAATagagttgaacattttttctgtgattttgctCCTTTAGCTGAGCTGTCCTGTTCTGATATCAGTATCTCCGTAgttcttgtttcattttctgcTGGCTCAGTTACTATGCTAACAGTGTTTATCATAGTCATCTCCTATTCCTACATCCTTATCACCATCCTAAAGATGCGTTCCACGGAGGGGCGACAGAAGGCCTTCTCCACATGCACCTCCCATCTCACAGCAGTCACTCTGTTCTATGGGacaatcacatttatttatgtgatgCCCAAGTCCAGCTTCTCTACTAACCAGAACAAGGTGGTGTCTGTGTTCTACATGGTGGTCATCCCCATGTTGAATCCCCTCATCTACAGCCTCAGAAATAATGAGATTAAGGATGCTCTGAGAAGACATCTTGGTAAGAAAACACTTTCTTAA